The following proteins are co-located in the Hydrogenophaga sp. RAC07 genome:
- a CDS encoding c-type cytochrome, with translation MRTLTLFAAALIGTAAFAQTPPWHDLGRDATKAEVQAWDIDVRPDFKGLPKGAGSVALGERVWEAQCASCHGSFGESNEVFTPIVGGTTQADIERGRVKNLEPGSTFPQKTTMMKVATVSTLWDYINRAMPWNAPKSLKPDEVYGVLAYILSLAHVVPEDFTLSDQNIADVQKRMPNRNGMVFHEPLWKAEGKGDVKNVACMKDCPVESTIRSSLPDFARDAHGNIQEQNRVVGPVRGADTTKPAPTAPLGSGPKAAPVVVAVAKPGAADVKALLAANSCTACHGMKQKIVGPGFSEIATKHKGQERLEAYLAVKIREGGVGVFGTVPMPPQPQLSGTEAAAIARWIAAGAK, from the coding sequence ATGCGAACCCTGACTCTTTTCGCCGCCGCGCTCATCGGCACCGCTGCGTTTGCACAAACCCCACCCTGGCACGACCTCGGCCGCGACGCCACCAAGGCCGAGGTGCAGGCCTGGGACATCGATGTGCGCCCCGACTTCAAGGGCTTGCCCAAGGGAGCGGGCAGCGTGGCCCTGGGCGAGCGTGTGTGGGAAGCCCAGTGCGCCTCGTGCCACGGCAGCTTTGGTGAAAGCAACGAGGTGTTCACGCCCATCGTGGGGGGCACCACCCAGGCCGACATCGAGCGCGGCCGGGTGAAGAACCTTGAGCCGGGCAGCACCTTCCCGCAGAAGACCACGATGATGAAGGTGGCCACGGTTTCAACGCTGTGGGACTACATCAACCGCGCCATGCCCTGGAACGCGCCCAAGTCGCTCAAGCCCGACGAGGTGTACGGCGTGCTGGCCTACATCCTGAGCCTGGCCCATGTGGTGCCGGAAGACTTCACGCTGAGCGACCAGAACATCGCCGATGTGCAAAAACGCATGCCCAACCGCAACGGCATGGTGTTCCATGAACCGCTGTGGAAGGCCGAGGGCAAGGGCGACGTGAAGAACGTGGCCTGCATGAAGGACTGCCCGGTGGAGAGCACCATCCGATCCTCCTTGCCGGACTTTGCGCGCGACGCGCACGGCAACATCCAGGAGCAGAACCGCGTGGTGGGCCCGGTGCGCGGTGCCGACACCACCAAGCCCGCGCCCACCGCGCCGCTGGGCAGCGGTCCCAAGGCTGCGCCGGTGGTGGTGGCCGTGGCCAAGCCCGGCGCGGCCGATGTGAAGGCCCTGCTGGCGGCCAACAGCTGCACCGCCTGTCACGGCATGAAACAGAAGATCGTGGGCCCAGGCTTTTCGGAGATTGCGACCAAACACAAAGGCCAGGAACGCCTGGAGGCTTACCTCGCGGTGAAGATCCGCGAAGGCGGCGTGGGGGTGTTCGGCACCGTGCCCATGCCGCCCCAGCCGCAGCTCAGCGGCACCGAGGCCGCGGCCATCGCACGGTGGATCGCGGCGGGCGCCAAGTGA
- a CDS encoding c-type cytochrome produces the protein MNSSQLLSAALLTLFSGTALAQSAAAAKTLASKNACLACHAVDKKLVGPAFKDVAAKHAGQADALEKVSARIKSGGSGLYGPVPMPPQAQLKDDELKLLAGWILAGAPDQ, from the coding sequence ATGAATTCCTCCCAGTTGCTGAGCGCCGCTTTGCTCACCTTGTTCAGTGGCACAGCACTGGCCCAGAGCGCCGCAGCGGCCAAGACCCTGGCTTCCAAGAACGCCTGCCTGGCCTGCCACGCGGTGGACAAGAAGCTGGTGGGCCCGGCTTTCAAGGACGTGGCGGCCAAGCACGCAGGCCAGGCCGACGCACTTGAGAAAGTGTCTGCCCGCATCAAGTCGGGTGGGTCCGGTCTGTACGGCCCGGTGCCCATGCCCCCGCAGGCCCAGCTCAAAGACGACGAACTCAAGTTGCTGGCAGGGTGGATCCTGGCCGGCGCCCCCGATCAGTGA
- the soxY gene encoding thiosulfate oxidation carrier protein SoxY — translation MNNSRRVALKTTGAFATLVSLGIVTQSQAHAAMDRAGFDIKTMADAVKALGGTAANSDQVTVVAPDIAENGAVVPVGATSKIPNTTEIYLIVEKNPTPMAAGFKIPAGTAADVQTRLKMGQSSNVFAVVRADGKLFSASKETKVTLGGCGG, via the coding sequence ATGAACAACTCACGCCGAGTCGCCCTCAAGACCACCGGAGCCTTTGCCACGCTGGTGTCGCTGGGCATCGTCACGCAAAGCCAGGCCCACGCTGCCATGGACCGCGCCGGTTTTGACATCAAGACCATGGCCGACGCCGTCAAGGCGCTGGGTGGCACCGCCGCCAACAGCGACCAGGTCACCGTGGTCGCGCCCGACATCGCCGAAAACGGCGCCGTGGTGCCCGTGGGCGCCACCAGCAAGATCCCCAACACCACCGAGATCTACCTGATCGTCGAGAAGAACCCCACGCCCATGGCCGCCGGTTTCAAGATCCCCGCCGGCACCGCAGCCGACGTGCAGACCCGCCTGAAGATGGGGCAGAGCTCCAACGTGTTCGCCGTGGTCAGGGCCGACGGCAAGCTGTTCTCGGCATCCAAGGAAACCAAGGTCACGCTCGGCGGTTGCGGCGGCTGA
- the soxZ gene encoding thiosulfate oxidation carrier complex protein SoxZ, which produces MADPMRIRAAVAGDETTVRVLMSHIMEPGTRRDAAGALIPGHFIRDVEATHNGKVVLEAAFSGAVAQNPFLSFKFKGGAKGDKVVVKWVDNKGDTRTDEAVIA; this is translated from the coding sequence ATGGCTGATCCGATGCGCATCCGTGCCGCCGTCGCTGGTGACGAAACCACCGTCCGCGTGCTCATGTCCCACATCATGGAACCCGGCACGCGTCGCGACGCTGCTGGCGCCCTCATCCCCGGTCACTTCATCCGCGACGTGGAAGCCACCCACAACGGCAAGGTCGTGCTCGAAGCCGCCTTCAGCGGTGCCGTGGCACAGAACCCGTTTCTGTCCTTCAAGTTCAAGGGCGGCGCCAAGGGCGACAAGGTCGTCGTGAAATGGGTCGACAACAAAGGCGACACCCGCACCGACGAAGCCGTCATCGCCTGA
- the soxA gene encoding sulfur oxidation c-type cytochrome SoxA, whose amino-acid sequence MKKTLTTSLLALSALCGAVGVSHAQGTAAEGIAKYREMLQDGNPAELFEMKGEELWKQKRGPKMASMEQCDLGKGPGVIKGAFVELPKYFADTGRVQDLETRLITCMETLQGFKGEDIAKTPFGRGEMANVTALTTYVATASKGMRFNLSQSHAQEKLMYEAGKQLFFTRGGTHDFSCASCHGSDDKRIRLQDLPNLTKNPGDGIGFAAWPAYRVSNAQMWGMQLRLNDCFRQMRWPEPKFGSDATIALSVYMGVNAKSAESIVPAIKR is encoded by the coding sequence ATGAAGAAGACCCTGACCACTTCGCTGCTGGCGCTGTCGGCGCTGTGCGGCGCAGTCGGCGTTTCGCACGCGCAAGGCACGGCCGCCGAAGGCATTGCCAAGTACCGCGAGATGCTGCAGGACGGCAACCCCGCCGAGCTGTTCGAGATGAAGGGCGAAGAACTCTGGAAACAGAAGCGCGGCCCCAAGATGGCATCGATGGAACAGTGCGATCTGGGCAAGGGTCCCGGGGTGATCAAGGGGGCGTTCGTTGAACTGCCCAAGTACTTTGCCGACACCGGCCGGGTGCAGGACCTCGAGACGCGGCTGATCACCTGCATGGAAACGCTGCAGGGTTTCAAGGGCGAAGACATCGCCAAGACACCGTTTGGCCGTGGCGAGATGGCCAATGTGACGGCGCTGACCACTTATGTGGCCACGGCATCCAAGGGCATGAGGTTCAACCTGTCGCAGTCGCACGCGCAGGAAAAGCTGATGTACGAGGCCGGCAAGCAGCTGTTCTTCACGCGCGGCGGCACCCACGACTTCTCGTGCGCGTCCTGCCATGGCAGTGACGACAAACGCATCCGCCTGCAAGACCTGCCCAACCTCACCAAGAACCCCGGCGACGGCATCGGCTTTGCCGCCTGGCCGGCATACCGCGTGTCCAACGCGCAGATGTGGGGCATGCAGCTGCGGTTGAACGACTGTTTCCGCCAGATGCGCTGGCCCGAGCCCAAGTTCGGCAGCGACGCCACCATCGCCTTGTCGGTCTACATGGGCGTGAACGCCAAGTCCGCCGAGTCCATCGTGCCGGCCATCAAGCGCTGA
- the soxX gene encoding sulfur oxidation c-type cytochrome SoxX produces the protein MKKIHSLVLLPVVAIVLSACSSAPSPADVNKATADMLKNSFQARGIATLDRLNQDQANAECAAADASGKPLDEKMSKAIEAASMKTVKWPADGKFLGDWKEGEKIAQSGRGLTWTDKADAPNGGNCYNCHQISKEEISFGTLGPSLYNYGKLRGVTDPNSAGGKAIVEYTWGKLWNARAYNACSQMPRVGHMGILNQKQIQDVMALLLDPASPVNK, from the coding sequence ATGAAAAAAATCCATTCCCTCGTGTTGCTCCCCGTGGTCGCCATCGTGTTGTCGGCCTGCTCCTCGGCACCGTCTCCGGCCGACGTGAACAAGGCCACGGCCGACATGCTCAAGAACTCGTTCCAGGCGCGCGGCATCGCCACGCTGGACCGGCTCAACCAGGACCAGGCCAACGCCGAGTGCGCGGCGGCCGATGCCTCCGGCAAGCCGCTGGACGAGAAGATGAGCAAGGCCATCGAAGCAGCCAGCATGAAGACCGTGAAGTGGCCCGCCGACGGCAAGTTCCTCGGTGACTGGAAAGAGGGCGAGAAGATCGCGCAAAGCGGCCGTGGCCTGACCTGGACCGACAAGGCCGATGCGCCCAACGGCGGCAATTGCTACAACTGCCACCAGATCAGCAAGGAAGAAATTTCCTTCGGCACGTTGGGCCCCAGCCTCTACAACTACGGCAAGCTGCGCGGCGTGACCGACCCCAACAGCGCCGGTGGCAAGGCCATCGTCGAATACACCTGGGGCAAGCTGTGGAACGCGCGCGCCTACAACGCGTGTTCACAAATGCCGCGTGTGGGCCACATGGGCATCCTGAACCAGAAGCAGATCCAGGACGTGATGGCGCTGCTGCTTGACCCGGCCTCGCCAGTCAACAAGTGA
- the soxB gene encoding thiosulfohydrolase SoxB — MSFSRREFMQVLAVASATGMALNHRDVLAAAPGAGERLYNVPKFGNVSFLHFTDCHAQLTPIYFREPNVNLGVAEAVGRPPHIVGEKLLKQFGIKPGSAQAHAFSYLDFSQAAKTYGKVGGFAHLSTLVKQLKASRPNALLLDGGDTWQGSATSLWTNGQDMVDACKLLGVNMMTSHWEHTFGAKRVQEIVEKDLKGNMEFLAQNIKTTDFEDMVFKPYAMREMNGVQVAVIGQAFPYTPIANPRYMVPDWTFGIQDEHMQKMVDEARGKGAQVVVVLSHNGMDVDIKMAGRVRGIDAILGGHTHDGMPAPFVVKNAGGQTLVTNAGSNSKFLGVLDFDVRAGRVQGFQYKLLPIFSNLLPADAAMQAHIDKVRAPYKDKLEEKLAVTEDLLYRRGNFNGSWDQVICDALMQNKGADMAFSPGVRWGTSLLPGDTITFERMMDQMALTYPATTLNTFTGEQIKTILEDVADNIFNPDPYYQQGGDMVRVGGMQYSMTPNAPMGQRINNMTLKGKPIEAGKTYKVAGWASVQEGAQGEPIWDVVSGYLREKKVIKGVQINTPRIIGMDGNPGLVA, encoded by the coding sequence ATGAGTTTCAGCCGCCGTGAATTCATGCAGGTGCTGGCCGTGGCCAGCGCCACCGGCATGGCCCTCAACCACCGCGACGTGCTCGCTGCCGCGCCGGGTGCCGGCGAGCGCCTGTACAACGTGCCCAAGTTCGGCAATGTGAGCTTTCTGCACTTCACCGACTGCCACGCGCAGCTCACGCCGATTTACTTTCGCGAACCCAATGTGAACCTGGGCGTGGCCGAAGCCGTGGGGCGCCCGCCGCACATCGTGGGCGAAAAACTGCTCAAACAATTCGGCATCAAACCCGGCAGCGCCCAGGCCCACGCCTTCTCCTACCTCGACTTCAGCCAGGCCGCCAAGACCTATGGCAAGGTCGGCGGATTTGCGCACCTGTCCACGCTGGTCAAACAGCTCAAGGCCAGCCGGCCCAACGCGCTGCTGCTCGACGGTGGCGACACCTGGCAGGGTTCGGCCACCTCGCTGTGGACCAACGGCCAGGACATGGTCGACGCCTGCAAGCTGCTCGGCGTGAACATGATGACCTCGCACTGGGAGCACACCTTCGGCGCCAAACGCGTGCAGGAGATCGTGGAAAAGGACCTCAAGGGGAACATGGAATTCCTCGCGCAGAACATCAAGACCACCGACTTCGAAGACATGGTCTTCAAGCCGTATGCAATGCGCGAAATGAACGGCGTGCAGGTCGCCGTGATCGGCCAGGCTTTCCCATACACGCCCATCGCCAATCCGCGTTACATGGTGCCCGACTGGACCTTCGGCATCCAGGACGAGCACATGCAGAAGATGGTGGATGAAGCGCGCGGCAAGGGCGCGCAGGTGGTGGTGGTGCTCTCGCACAACGGCATGGACGTGGACATCAAGATGGCGGGCCGCGTGCGCGGCATCGACGCGATTCTGGGTGGCCACACGCACGACGGCATGCCCGCGCCCTTCGTGGTGAAAAACGCCGGCGGCCAGACGCTGGTGACCAACGCCGGCTCCAACAGCAAGTTCCTCGGCGTGCTCGACTTCGACGTGCGGGCTGGCCGGGTGCAAGGCTTTCAATACAAGCTGCTGCCCATCTTCTCCAACCTGCTGCCGGCCGACGCCGCCATGCAGGCGCACATCGACAAGGTGCGTGCGCCCTATAAGGACAAGCTCGAAGAAAAACTGGCCGTGACCGAAGACCTGCTGTACCGCCGCGGCAACTTCAACGGCTCCTGGGACCAGGTGATCTGCGACGCGCTGATGCAGAACAAGGGCGCCGACATGGCGTTTTCGCCCGGCGTGCGCTGGGGCACCTCGCTGCTGCCGGGCGACACCATCACCTTTGAGCGCATGATGGACCAGATGGCGCTGACCTACCCGGCCACCACGCTCAACACCTTCACCGGCGAGCAGATCAAGACCATCCTGGAAGACGTCGCCGACAACATCTTCAACCCCGATCCCTACTACCAGCAGGGCGGCGACATGGTGCGCGTGGGCGGCATGCAGTACTCCATGACACCCAATGCACCCATGGGCCAGCGCATCAACAACATGACGCTCAAGGGCAAACCGATCGAGGCCGGCAAGACCTACAAGGTGGCCGGCTGGGCCTCGGTGCAAGAAGGCGCTCAAGGTGAGCCGATCTGGGACGTGGTCTCGGGCTACCTGCGCGAGAAGAAAGTCATCAAGGGCGTGCAGATCAACACGCCCCGCATCATCGGCATGGACGGCAACCCGGGTCTGGTGGCCTGA
- a CDS encoding porin: MKKSLIALAVLATTGAAMAQSSVTLYGRLDASVGSLDTGASSDTRMFSSNLTTSRWGVMGTEDLGGGLKANFRLETAIDVTDGTSTGFGRASWVGLSGGFGGLTLGKRDSAFKDAFDLGNTYNVFDSEFTAGKASTEGAAAVNVGNFTSRPNNQIRYDSPKFGGFSGSYSYAFDQTAGTESDVQAFHLRYAGGPLDVALGFQQQNSAAAANDRDYTVLSGLYNFGAFRISAQYQNAKTASNLKDNDFAIGVSVPFGAFDLSAGLATSETKSNGTKVREGSGFSLGGTYALSKRTRVYAAYLDGDTENAAGTTVTERKLYSVGVAHTF, translated from the coding sequence ATGAAAAAGAGCCTGATCGCTCTGGCCGTTCTGGCCACCACCGGCGCCGCCATGGCCCAGTCTTCCGTCACCCTGTATGGCCGCCTCGACGCTTCGGTCGGCAGCCTTGACACTGGCGCCTCCAGCGACACGCGCATGTTCTCCAGCAACCTCACCACCAGCCGCTGGGGTGTAATGGGCACCGAAGACCTGGGCGGTGGCCTCAAGGCCAACTTCCGTCTGGAGACCGCCATCGACGTGACCGACGGCACCAGCACCGGCTTTGGCCGCGCCAGCTGGGTGGGCCTGAGCGGTGGTTTTGGTGGTTTGACGCTGGGCAAGCGTGACAGCGCCTTCAAGGACGCTTTTGACCTGGGCAACACCTACAACGTGTTCGACTCCGAGTTCACCGCCGGCAAGGCATCGACCGAAGGCGCCGCTGCCGTCAACGTGGGCAACTTCACCAGCCGCCCGAACAACCAGATCCGCTACGACTCGCCGAAGTTCGGTGGCTTCTCAGGCTCGTATTCCTACGCCTTTGACCAGACCGCTGGCACCGAAAGCGACGTTCAGGCATTCCACCTGCGCTACGCAGGCGGCCCTCTGGACGTGGCCCTGGGCTTCCAGCAGCAGAACTCGGCCGCCGCGGCCAACGACCGCGACTACACCGTGCTGTCGGGTCTGTACAACTTCGGCGCTTTCCGCATCTCGGCCCAGTACCAGAACGCCAAGACCGCTTCCAACCTGAAGGACAACGACTTCGCCATCGGCGTGTCGGTGCCGTTCGGCGCGTTTGACCTGTCGGCCGGTCTCGCCACCAGCGAAACCAAGTCCAACGGCACCAAGGTTCGTGAAGGTTCGGGCTTCTCGCTGGGCGGCACCTATGCCCTGTCCAAGCGCACGCGCGTGTACGCCGCCTACCTCGATGGCGACACCGAGAACGCCGCCGGCACCACGGTCACCGAGCGCAAGCTGTATTCCGTGGGCGTGGCTCACACCTTCTGA